In Wolbachia endosymbiont of Aedes albopictus, one DNA window encodes the following:
- the ftsH gene encoding ATP-dependent zinc metalloprotease FtsH — protein sequence MKKFLEGLLIWLVIIVLISVAYIQFSGNVGRSKTTIPFSEFLTRLEDNDVENIVIKNQSIEGKFRDGSSFNSSGVIYSDLIKNLHDRKVRFSFLTGDSAMNVIGGLLISWVPTFIFIGFLLFFLKQTQAGGNRTISFGKSRARLMTSGKKVTFDDVAGIDEAKEELVEIVDFLKQRQKFQILGGKIPKGCLLIGSPGTGKTLLARAIAGEANVPFFSISGSDFVEMFVGVGASRVRDMFDQGKKNAPCIIFIDEIDAVGRHRGIGLGGGNDEREQTLNQLLVEMDGFESNEGVIIIAATNRPDVLDPALLRPGRFDRQITISLPDINGREKILNTHIKKISMAPDVNVKTVARGTPGFSGADLANLVNESALIAARRNKKIVTMDDFEYARDKVMMGVERRSLIMTEEEKRLTAYHEAGHAVIAVNMPASDPIHKATIIPRGRALGLVMRLPETDRVSLTREKMLADITVAMGGRVAEELIFGYDKVTSGASSDIKLASDLSRSMVTKWGMSDKIGPIYHNREQTMHGSEIISEDTLKLIDEEVKKVVSSCYEKAKDILTKHKKGLDLIAENLLEFETLTGDEIKDILSGKKIVREKNEKNEKIKKSSLY from the coding sequence ATGAAAAAATTTTTAGAAGGCTTATTGATCTGGTTAGTAATTATTGTTCTTATTTCAGTTGCTTATATTCAGTTCAGCGGAAATGTAGGTAGAAGTAAAACAACCATACCTTTTTCGGAATTTTTAACTAGACTAGAAGACAATGATGTAGAAAATATTGTCATAAAAAACCAGAGCATTGAGGGCAAGTTTAGGGATGGTTCAAGTTTCAACTCAAGCGGTGTTATATATAGCGACCTAATAAAAAATTTACATGATAGAAAAGTGAGATTCTCCTTTTTAACTGGAGATTCTGCCATGAACGTAATTGGTGGATTACTTATCTCATGGGTCCCAACATTTATTTTTATTGGCTTTTTGCTATTCTTTCTTAAACAAACACAAGCGGGGGGCAACAGAACTATAAGCTTTGGCAAGTCAAGGGCTAGACTCATGACTAGTGGGAAAAAAGTAACATTTGATGATGTTGCCGGAATTGATGAAGCAAAAGAAGAGCTAGTAGAAATCGTTGATTTCCTTAAACAAAGGCAAAAATTTCAAATATTAGGTGGAAAAATACCAAAAGGGTGCCTTTTAATTGGCTCTCCTGGAACTGGTAAAACTTTACTTGCTCGTGCAATTGCAGGAGAAGCTAATGTGCCATTCTTTAGCATTTCTGGATCTGATTTTGTTGAGATGTTTGTTGGTGTTGGTGCGAGCCGTGTTCGTGATATGTTTGATCAAGGCAAGAAAAATGCTCCTTGTATAATTTTTATAGATGAGATAGATGCGGTGGGTAGACATCGTGGCATTGGTCTTGGTGGTGGTAATGACGAAAGAGAACAAACATTAAATCAGTTATTAGTTGAGATGGATGGCTTTGAGTCTAATGAGGGCGTAATAATAATTGCTGCGACTAACCGTCCGGATGTCTTAGATCCAGCACTGCTTAGGCCTGGTCGTTTTGACCGGCAGATTACTATTTCTTTACCCGATATAAATGGGCGCGAGAAAATATTAAATACGCATATAAAGAAAATATCAATGGCCCCTGATGTCAATGTGAAAACAGTTGCAAGAGGAACACCTGGTTTTTCAGGGGCTGATTTAGCAAATTTAGTGAACGAATCTGCGCTTATTGCTGCAAGAAGAAACAAGAAGATTGTTACCATGGATGATTTCGAATATGCACGTGATAAAGTGATGATGGGTGTGGAAAGGCGATCTCTCATTATGACAGAAGAGGAAAAGAGACTGACTGCATACCATGAAGCTGGCCATGCGGTGATTGCTGTTAATATGCCTGCTTCTGATCCTATACACAAAGCAACAATTATTCCACGCGGTAGGGCACTCGGTTTAGTTATGAGACTACCAGAAACAGATAGAGTGTCCCTCACAAGAGAAAAGATGCTAGCAGATATAACTGTTGCAATGGGTGGACGTGTGGCAGAAGAGCTAATTTTTGGCTACGATAAAGTCACAAGCGGCGCATCTTCAGATATAAAACTAGCATCAGATTTATCACGTTCCATGGTAACAAAATGGGGAATGAGCGACAAAATAGGTCCGATCTATCACAATCGCGAACAAACTATGCATGGTTCTGAGATAATTTCTGAAGATACGTTAAAACTTATAGATGAAGAAGTGAAGAAAGTTGTGTCTTCTTGCTATGAAAAAGCGAAAGACATTTTGACCAAGCATAAGAAAGGCTTAGATCTCATTGCCGAGAATCTACTGGAGTTTGAAACTTTAACAGGAGATGAAATAAAGGACATATTAAGCGGAAAAAAAATTGTTAGAGAGAAAAATGAGAAGAATGAGAAAATAAAAAAATCCTCTCTCTATTAA